A genomic stretch from Sulfurihydrogenibium azorense Az-Fu1 includes:
- the acs gene encoding acetate--CoA ligase yields the protein MENLEQVHLQVKEIFYPPEDIKKECIVQDYESMYKKSIENPEEFWSEVASQLHWFQKWDKVLEWNFPYAKWFVNGKTNITYNCLDANIEKGRRNKVAYISVDEEGNEKKLTYGELLEQVNRLANGLKSLGVSKGDRVSIYMPNTVEAVISMLACARIGAIHSVVFAGFSEGALKLRINDAKAKVVITATYTKRRGKKIPLLPIVKEAIYDLDFVKNVIVWDRDRELEESEFSKKFVSFEELIKTSSPYFNPEVMDSEDPLFILYTSGTTGKPKGVLHTVGGYMVNTYLTTKTVFNIKEDTVYWCTADIGWITGHSYIVYGPLLNGTTIVMMEGVPVYPHPGIWWEYVDKYRVNVFYTAPTAIRMLMRFGDEIPAKYDLSSLKILGSVGEPINPEAWLWYYKNIGRGKAVVVDTWWQTETGAHMITTLPCYPAKPGKAGKPLFGVVPDIVDKEGNSLPPNTIGHLVIKKPWPSMLRTCWGEPERYEKYWKEIPGNVYSAGDLATIDEDGYIMILGRADDVLSVAGHRIGNAEVESAIIEHPAVAEAAVIGKPNEIKGESIKAFVVLKEGYTPSAELVEEIKETVKEVLGAIAVPDEIEFVDKLPKTRSGKIMRRVLRAKELGQELGDISTLED from the coding sequence ATGGAAAATTTAGAGCAAGTTCACCTTCAGGTAAAAGAAATTTTCTATCCACCAGAAGATATTAAAAAAGAGTGTATCGTTCAAGATTACGAAAGTATGTATAAAAAATCTATAGAAAACCCAGAAGAATTCTGGTCAGAAGTTGCATCACAGCTTCACTGGTTTCAAAAGTGGGACAAGGTCTTAGAGTGGAACTTCCCTTATGCAAAGTGGTTTGTAAATGGAAAAACAAACATAACTTATAATTGTTTAGATGCTAACATTGAAAAAGGTAGAAGAAATAAAGTAGCTTACATATCAGTAGATGAAGAAGGAAATGAGAAAAAACTCACTTACGGAGAATTACTCGAACAAGTAAACAGACTTGCAAACGGATTAAAGTCGTTAGGTGTATCAAAAGGAGATAGGGTCTCTATATATATGCCAAACACGGTAGAAGCTGTAATTTCTATGCTTGCCTGTGCAAGAATAGGAGCTATACACAGTGTAGTTTTCGCTGGATTTAGTGAAGGAGCCTTAAAGTTAAGAATAAACGACGCAAAGGCAAAAGTTGTTATAACTGCAACCTACACAAAGAGAAGGGGCAAAAAGATTCCTCTACTTCCAATTGTGAAAGAAGCCATATATGACTTAGATTTTGTCAAGAATGTAATAGTTTGGGATAGAGATAGAGAGTTAGAAGAATCTGAGTTTAGTAAGAAGTTTGTAAGTTTTGAGGAGTTGATAAAAACATCTTCTCCCTACTTCAATCCTGAGGTTATGGATTCAGAAGACCCTCTGTTTATACTTTACACATCGGGAACAACAGGAAAGCCAAAAGGTGTGCTACACACAGTCGGTGGATATATGGTAAACACTTACCTAACTACTAAAACAGTGTTTAACATAAAAGAAGATACTGTTTACTGGTGTACTGCAGATATAGGCTGGATAACAGGTCATAGCTATATAGTCTATGGACCACTTTTAAATGGGACAACTATTGTAATGATGGAAGGAGTGCCTGTATACCCTCATCCTGGAATATGGTGGGAGTATGTAGACAAATACAGAGTTAACGTATTCTACACAGCTCCTACAGCTATAAGGATGCTTATGAGATTTGGAGACGAGATACCTGCGAAGTACGATTTATCATCTTTAAAAATTTTAGGGTCTGTAGGAGAGCCAATAAATCCAGAAGCTTGGCTTTGGTACTACAAAAACATAGGTAGAGGAAAAGCTGTAGTTGTAGATACTTGGTGGCAAACAGAAACAGGAGCTCATATGATAACTACTTTACCTTGTTATCCTGCAAAACCAGGAAAAGCAGGAAAACCTCTATTTGGTGTTGTTCCTGACATTGTAGATAAAGAAGGAAACTCACTGCCACCTAACACGATAGGACACCTTGTTATAAAGAAGCCTTGGCCTTCTATGCTTAGAACTTGTTGGGGAGAGCCTGAAAGGTATGAAAAGTACTGGAAAGAAATCCCCGGAAACGTTTACTCAGCTGGAGACCTTGCTACAATAGATGAAGATGGTTATATAATGATACTTGGAAGAGCTGATGATGTTTTAAGTGTTGCAGGACACAGAATAGGTAATGCGGAAGTTGAGTCAGCTATAATAGAACATCCAGCAGTAGCAGAAGCTGCTGTAATAGGAAAACCAAACGAGATAAAAGGAGAGTCTATAAAAGCGTTTGTTGTTTTAAAAGAAGGTTATACTCCTTCTGCTGAACTTGTAGAAGAAATAAAAGAAACAGTTAAAGAAGTACTTGGAGCTATAGCAGTTCCAGACGAGATAGAGTTTGTAGATAAACTACCAAAGACAAGAAGCGGCAAAATAATGAGAAGAGTGTTAAGAGCCAAAGAGTTAGGACAAGAACTTGGAGACATCTCAACTTTAGAAGATTAA
- a CDS encoding HU family DNA-binding protein: MKKSDIVKILKEKYTNIDSKEIKKVVDAIFDKMIEGLASGEKIEIRKLGTFKVLKRKKPLKGKKRVSYSKTVHFKPGKILKRAFKNMELK, encoded by the coding sequence ATGAAAAAGTCTGATATTGTAAAGATATTAAAAGAAAAGTATACAAATATAGACTCTAAAGAGATAAAAAAAGTAGTTGACGCTATATTTGATAAAATGATAGAAGGACTAGCATCTGGAGAAAAGATAGAAATAAGAAAACTTGGAACATTTAAAGTGTTAAAAAGGAAAAAACCCCTAAAAGGTAAGAAAAGGGTAAGTTATTCTAAAACAGTTCACTTTAAACCGGGAAAGATACTTAAAAGAGCATTTAAAAATATGGAGCTTAAATAA
- the ileS gene encoding isoleucine--tRNA ligase — translation MEIKDTLNLPQTDFPMKANLPNKEPEILSLWDKINLYGKLREERKGKEKYILHDGPPYANGHIHIGHALNKILKDILVKYQSMKGKDAPFVPGWDCHGLPIEQQVEKQLKEKKIKKEDIPKSEFRKLCREYAKTFVEIQKQEFKRLGIIGNWENPYLTMKPSYQAQEILELGRIFEKGVAYRGKKPVYWCIYDKTAEAEAEVEYQEKKDPSIYVKFKLVDEDAYPVIWTTTPWTLPANLGIMVHPEYDYVYYKTEKGTLIIAKELLESFKEKTNLEGEVIKEVKGKDLEFKEYYHPFIDRVSKIYLSEFVELSAGTGLVHMAPGHGQEDYIIGQRYKVEPFAPVDDEGRFTKEAPSWLEGVRVFDANEIIINKLEEVGALIHKEVINHSYPHCWRCKNPVIFRATPQWFISMDAILEGGNTLRGEALKEIERVKWIPSYGQNRIKSMVENRPDWCISRQRSWGVPITVFYCQDCGEIVKDMEVFQHVANLVKNNEYGADVWFEKDVKELLPEGYRCKKCGSQNFKKEEDILDVWFDSGVSHAAVLKYGEWEELRWPADMYLEGSDQHRGWFQSSLLESVASYNRAPYDSVLTHGFTLDEKGRKMSKSAGNVVAPEKVINEYGADILRLWVVTEDYTEDIKIGFNLIKRIAEDYRKIRNTFRFFLGNLYDFNPSQDKVEYKDMLELDRWILSKLQGLIQLSDKAYEEGKFHKIYHSVKNFFIVDLSAIYLDILKDRLYIYAPKSLERKSAQTALWELLLSLNKLLAPIISFTTEEVWQYTRKIDPSLKESIHLELLPSVNSEYIDKDLENVYEKLLQIRDDVLKAVEEARKKDLVRHPYEARVILKLPQDYKQLIEERVDWIKFFFTVSQVELSENPQAEVVIEGESVKGSTVAVGRAKGEKCPRCWIYDESVGRNGQKVCDRCKEQLIKMNINMEELV, via the coding sequence TTGGAAATTAAAGATACTTTAAACTTACCTCAGACAGACTTTCCTATGAAGGCAAACTTACCAAATAAAGAACCAGAGATACTATCCCTTTGGGATAAGATAAACCTATATGGAAAGTTAAGAGAAGAAAGAAAAGGAAAAGAGAAGTATATACTTCATGATGGACCACCTTACGCAAACGGTCATATTCACATAGGACACGCATTAAACAAGATTTTAAAAGATATTCTTGTTAAGTATCAGTCTATGAAAGGTAAAGACGCTCCATTCGTTCCAGGGTGGGATTGCCACGGACTACCTATAGAGCAGCAAGTTGAAAAACAGCTAAAAGAAAAGAAAATAAAAAAAGAAGATATTCCAAAGTCAGAATTTAGAAAACTTTGTAGAGAATACGCAAAAACATTTGTAGAAATACAAAAACAAGAGTTTAAAAGACTGGGAATCATAGGAAACTGGGAAAACCCGTACCTTACTATGAAACCATCTTACCAAGCTCAAGAGATTTTAGAGCTTGGAAGAATATTTGAAAAAGGTGTAGCATACAGAGGAAAAAAACCTGTTTACTGGTGTATTTACGATAAAACTGCAGAAGCTGAGGCAGAGGTTGAGTACCAAGAAAAGAAAGACCCTTCCATCTACGTAAAGTTTAAACTTGTAGATGAAGACGCCTACCCTGTTATCTGGACAACTACTCCTTGGACGCTTCCAGCAAACCTTGGAATAATGGTTCACCCTGAGTATGATTATGTTTACTACAAAACAGAAAAAGGTACTTTAATCATTGCAAAAGAGTTGTTAGAAAGTTTTAAAGAAAAGACAAATTTAGAAGGTGAAGTTATAAAAGAAGTTAAAGGAAAAGACCTTGAATTTAAAGAGTACTACCATCCGTTTATTGATAGAGTTTCAAAAATATACCTCTCTGAGTTTGTAGAGTTGTCAGCTGGTACTGGACTTGTTCATATGGCTCCAGGACATGGTCAGGAAGACTATATAATAGGTCAAAGGTATAAAGTAGAACCTTTTGCTCCTGTTGATGATGAAGGAAGATTTACAAAAGAAGCTCCATCTTGGCTTGAAGGAGTAAGGGTTTTTGATGCAAATGAAATTATAATAAACAAACTTGAAGAAGTAGGAGCTCTAATACACAAAGAAGTTATAAACCACTCCTACCCACACTGCTGGAGATGTAAAAATCCTGTAATATTCAGAGCTACTCCCCAGTGGTTTATCTCAATGGATGCTATATTAGAAGGTGGAAACACCCTTAGAGGAGAAGCATTAAAAGAGATTGAAAGAGTTAAATGGATACCTTCTTACGGTCAAAACAGAATAAAAAGTATGGTAGAGAATAGACCTGACTGGTGTATATCAAGACAGAGAAGTTGGGGAGTACCTATTACAGTCTTTTACTGTCAGGACTGTGGTGAGATAGTTAAAGATATGGAGGTTTTCCAGCATGTTGCAAACTTAGTCAAAAACAATGAGTACGGAGCTGATGTATGGTTTGAGAAAGATGTAAAAGAATTATTACCAGAAGGGTATAGATGTAAAAAGTGTGGCAGTCAAAACTTTAAAAAGGAAGAAGACATTCTTGATGTTTGGTTTGATTCTGGCGTGTCTCACGCTGCAGTTTTAAAGTACGGAGAGTGGGAAGAGTTAAGGTGGCCTGCTGATATGTACTTAGAAGGGTCAGACCAGCACAGGGGATGGTTCCAGTCTTCACTTTTAGAGTCTGTGGCTTCTTATAACAGAGCTCCTTACGACAGTGTTTTAACCCACGGATTTACCCTTGATGAAAAAGGCAGAAAAATGTCTAAATCTGCAGGGAACGTTGTAGCTCCAGAGAAAGTTATAAACGAGTACGGAGCTGATATCTTAAGACTGTGGGTCGTTACAGAAGATTACACAGAAGATATAAAAATAGGTTTTAACCTAATAAAAAGGATAGCCGAAGACTATAGAAAAATAAGAAACACATTTAGATTCTTCTTAGGAAACCTCTACGACTTTAACCCTTCCCAAGACAAGGTAGAATACAAAGATATGCTTGAGCTTGATAGATGGATACTATCTAAACTGCAAGGTCTTATACAGCTTTCTGACAAAGCCTATGAAGAGGGAAAATTCCACAAGATATACCACAGTGTTAAAAACTTCTTTATAGTTGACCTTTCTGCTATTTACTTAGACATACTAAAAGACCGTTTATACATATACGCACCTAAATCTTTAGAAAGAAAGTCTGCACAAACAGCTCTTTGGGAGCTTCTTTTATCACTAAATAAACTACTTGCACCTATAATATCTTTTACAACTGAAGAAGTATGGCAGTATACAAGGAAGATAGATCCTTCTTTAAAAGAAAGTATACATCTTGAACTACTGCCTTCTGTAAACTCAGAGTATATAGACAAAGATTTAGAAAATGTCTATGAAAAACTTCTACAGATAAGAGACGATGTACTAAAGGCAGTTGAAGAGGCACGAAAAAAAGATTTAGTTAGACACCCTTACGAGGCAAGAGTTATCTTAAAACTTCCACAAGACTATAAACAACTTATTGAAGAAAGGGTAGACTGGATTAAGTTTTTCTTTACTGTAAGTCAGGTAGAGTTATCAGAAAATCCACAGGCAGAGGTAGTGATAGAAGGAGAGTCTGTAAAAGGCTCTACAGTTGCAGTCGGTAGGGCAAAAGGTGAAAAATGTCCAAGATGTTGGATATACGATGAATCTGTTGGAAGAAACGGGCAGAAAGTCTGTGATAGATGTAAAGAACAACTAATAAAAATGAATATTAATATGGAGGAGCTTGTATGA
- the argB gene encoding acetylglutamate kinase yields the protein MERVVEKASILLEALPYIRTFRGKTFVIKYGGNAMDKADLRSAFAQDVIMLKYIGINPVIVHGGGPQIGQYLKKMGLESKFVGGLRVTDKETMDIVEMVLGGLVNKSIVQLINSYSGGHVKAVGITGKDGGLIKAKKLDAEEYFKSMGDFRPTELLDLGHVGEVEEVDPSLLINLDEDNYIPVIAPIGYDDEGNAYNINADLVASAIAVSLKAEKVIFLTDIEGLKDSEGKTLSSVSTKEIEEMIKTGVIKGGMIPKVKACTYAVENGVNKAHILDGRIPHCILLEIFTQEGIGTEVYK from the coding sequence TTGGAAAGAGTTGTTGAAAAGGCGAGTATTTTACTTGAGGCATTACCTTACATTAGAACCTTTAGAGGAAAAACTTTTGTTATTAAATACGGTGGAAATGCCATGGATAAAGCTGACCTAAGGTCTGCTTTTGCTCAAGATGTTATTATGCTTAAGTATATCGGTATTAACCCTGTAATTGTCCATGGTGGAGGACCTCAGATAGGTCAGTACCTAAAAAAGATGGGGCTAGAGTCTAAATTTGTAGGTGGTTTAAGAGTAACAGATAAAGAGACTATGGACATAGTTGAGATGGTTTTAGGTGGCCTTGTAAATAAAAGTATCGTTCAACTTATAAACAGCTACTCAGGAGGACATGTAAAGGCAGTTGGTATTACAGGGAAAGATGGTGGTCTTATAAAAGCGAAAAAGTTAGACGCTGAAGAGTACTTTAAATCAATGGGAGACTTTAGACCTACAGAATTACTAGACCTTGGACATGTTGGAGAGGTTGAAGAGGTTGACCCTTCACTTTTGATAAATCTTGATGAAGATAACTACATTCCAGTGATAGCTCCTATAGGATATGATGATGAAGGTAACGCATACAACATAAACGCTGATTTAGTAGCATCTGCAATAGCTGTATCTTTAAAAGCTGAAAAAGTTATATTCCTAACAGACATAGAAGGTTTAAAAGACTCAGAAGGTAAAACTTTATCTTCAGTATCAACTAAAGAGATTGAAGAGATGATAAAGACAGGAGTAATAAAAGGTGGAATGATTCCAAAGGTAAAAGCTTGTACCTATGCTGTTGAAAACGGTGTAAACAAAGCACACATATTAGATGGTAGAATACCACATTGTATACTATTAGAGATATTCACCCAAGAAGGTATTGGAACAGAAGTTTATAAATAA
- a CDS encoding CTP synthase, with product MKKYIFITGGVLSSLGKGVTSAAIGSILESMGYKITLMKLDPYLNIDPGTMNPYQHGEVFVTEDGAETDLDLGHYERFTNAVMTKHNNTTSGKLYHNLLEKERRGAFLGATVQVIPHFTNEIKKSIEKVAENHDITLVEIGGTVGDIESLPFLEAIRQMGIENKKEDVMYIHLTYVPYIKVAGELKTKPSQHSVKELRAIGIQPDILIGRSEFPLPKDIKRKLSLFTNVDEDSVFSAPDLDIIYEIPLYFKKEGLDKAIAKHLNLEYREPDLSKWKKIVTALSKLEKEVDIGIVGKYVELKDAYKSINESLIHAQIPNKVKINIHWINSEKINQENYQEMLKGLDGILVPGGFGDRGIEGKILTAKYARENNIPYFGICLGMQIAVIEFARSVAGLEGANSTEFNPFTPHPVIDIMPDQKNVDKKGGTMRLGAYKCTLKPGTKAYQIYGQNEISERHRHRYEFNPKYVPILEEKGLVVSGVYKARNLPEIVEIPNHRWFIACQFHPEFKSKPFAPHPLFVSFVEASYKNRLDKSKNQT from the coding sequence TTGAAAAAGTATATATTCATAACAGGTGGTGTTTTATCTTCCTTAGGAAAAGGTGTTACATCAGCTGCAATAGGTTCAATCTTAGAGAGTATGGGTTATAAAATAACCCTTATGAAACTTGACCCTTACTTAAACATAGATCCGGGAACGATGAATCCTTACCAACACGGAGAAGTTTTTGTGACAGAAGATGGAGCTGAGACAGACCTTGACCTTGGCCACTACGAAAGATTTACAAACGCAGTAATGACAAAACATAACAACACTACCTCAGGAAAGCTATACCATAACCTTCTTGAAAAAGAAAGAAGGGGAGCTTTTTTAGGAGCTACAGTTCAGGTTATACCTCACTTTACAAACGAGATTAAAAAATCCATAGAAAAAGTTGCGGAAAACCATGATATAACCTTAGTTGAGATAGGTGGAACGGTAGGAGACATAGAGAGTCTGCCATTTTTAGAAGCAATCAGACAGATGGGAATAGAAAACAAGAAAGAAGATGTGATGTATATACACCTAACCTATGTACCTTACATCAAAGTTGCAGGAGAACTAAAAACAAAACCAAGTCAACACTCTGTAAAGGAATTAAGGGCTATTGGTATCCAGCCTGACATCTTAATAGGAAGGTCAGAGTTTCCACTTCCAAAAGACATCAAAAGAAAATTATCTCTATTTACCAACGTTGATGAAGACTCTGTATTCTCAGCTCCAGATTTAGATATAATATACGAAATACCCCTCTACTTTAAAAAAGAAGGTCTTGATAAGGCAATAGCAAAACATCTTAACCTTGAGTATAGAGAACCTGACTTATCAAAATGGAAAAAGATAGTTACAGCTCTATCAAAATTAGAGAAAGAAGTTGATATAGGTATAGTTGGAAAGTATGTAGAACTAAAAGATGCCTACAAAAGTATAAACGAATCTTTAATACATGCCCAAATTCCAAACAAAGTAAAAATCAACATCCATTGGATAAACTCAGAGAAGATAAACCAAGAAAATTATCAAGAAATGTTAAAAGGCCTTGATGGAATACTAGTCCCCGGTGGATTTGGAGACAGAGGGATAGAAGGAAAGATACTAACTGCCAAGTATGCAAGAGAAAATAACATTCCATACTTTGGAATATGTCTTGGTATGCAAATAGCAGTTATAGAGTTTGCAAGGTCTGTAGCTGGTCTTGAAGGAGCAAACTCAACAGAGTTTAATCCATTTACACCCCATCCAGTTATAGATATAATGCCTGACCAAAAGAATGTAGACAAAAAAGGTGGAACTATGAGACTTGGAGCTTACAAATGTACTTTAAAACCGGGTACAAAAGCATACCAGATATACGGACAAAACGAGATATCAGAAAGGCACAGACACAGGTACGAGTTTAACCCCAAGTATGTTCCTATTTTAGAAGAAAAAGGTTTAGTTGTTTCTGGAGTGTATAAAGCAAGAAATTTACCAGAAATAGTAGAAATACCTAACCACAGATGGTTTATAGCTTGTCAGTTTCATCCAGAGTTTAAAAGTAAACCATTTGCCCCCCATCCTTTATTTGTAAGTTTTGTAGAAGCTTCTTACAAAAACAGGCTTGATAAATCTAAAAATCAAACATAG
- the hemE gene encoding uroporphyrinogen decarboxylase, whose amino-acid sequence MNLKNDLFLKACKNQKIERTPIWLMRQAGRYMKEYRELREKAGSFKNFYKNVDLAVEASLLPKKILDVDAIIIFSDILTPLESIGMKFDFKEGEGPVFENPIKSVEDVENLKPFNTEDVHYVGEIIKGVNQTLNRELPVIGFAGAPFTLAAYMIEGRGSRDFKKAKKFMYDNPQEFKKLLDIIADVIIDYLNFQIKSGADAVQIFDSWAGHLSPKDYKEFALPPIKKIIKNLKKDYQPVIHFSKGVAGVIDFIGESGADVYSVDWMVDIKDVKNKIYPNAAVQGNLDPTILYAEKNAIKKEAEYILESWGKDSGHIFNLGHGLNPDMDVEKVKYLVDTVKELSFKIRNS is encoded by the coding sequence ATGAATTTAAAAAATGACCTATTTTTAAAAGCTTGTAAAAACCAAAAGATAGAAAGAACACCTATCTGGCTTATGAGACAGGCAGGTAGGTATATGAAAGAGTATAGAGAGCTAAGAGAAAAAGCAGGAAGTTTTAAAAACTTCTACAAAAACGTAGACCTTGCAGTAGAGGCTTCACTACTACCTAAAAAAATTCTTGATGTTGACGCAATAATAATTTTTTCAGACATACTTACTCCACTGGAATCAATAGGTATGAAGTTTGACTTTAAAGAAGGAGAAGGACCTGTATTTGAAAATCCTATTAAATCTGTGGAAGATGTAGAAAATCTAAAACCTTTTAACACAGAAGATGTACATTACGTAGGAGAGATAATAAAAGGAGTAAATCAAACCTTAAACAGAGAACTGCCCGTTATAGGCTTTGCAGGAGCTCCTTTTACTTTAGCCGCATACATGATAGAAGGAAGAGGTAGCCGAGATTTTAAAAAGGCAAAAAAGTTTATGTACGACAATCCACAAGAGTTTAAAAAACTTTTAGATATAATAGCTGATGTTATTATTGATTACTTAAACTTCCAAATAAAGTCTGGAGCTGATGCTGTTCAGATATTTGATAGTTGGGCGGGACATCTCTCGCCGAAAGATTACAAAGAGTTTGCTTTACCACCTATAAAGAAAATAATCAAGAATCTCAAAAAAGACTATCAACCTGTTATTCACTTTTCAAAAGGAGTAGCAGGAGTTATAGACTTTATAGGTGAATCTGGAGCTGATGTTTACAGTGTGGACTGGATGGTAGATATAAAAGATGTAAAAAATAAAATATATCCTAATGCAGCTGTTCAAGGAAACCTAGACCCTACAATTTTATATGCAGAAAAAAATGCTATTAAAAAAGAGGCTGAGTATATATTAGAAAGCTGGGGAAAAGATTCGGGACATATATTTAACCTTGGACACGGGCTAAATCCAGATATGGATGTTGAGAAAGTAAAGTACTTGGTTGATACAGTAAAAGAGTTATCTTTTAAAATAAGGAATAGTTAA
- the hslU gene encoding ATP-dependent protease ATPase subunit HslU produces MEVREELTPKQIVEELDKYIVGQYEAKKAVAIALRNRWRRQNLPEDLRDEVIPKNILMIGPTGVGKTEIARRLAALVKAPFIKVEATKFTEVGYVGRDVESIIRELTDVAFKMVKAEKMEEVREKARKIAEEKVLDYLVPKRPRRYGSLTEEEEESPAREKFRQMLKEGLLDDRVVEIDVTEKAQAVIGGVVVPGLEDIESQLKEIFSSLGPSRSKKRKLTVKEALKVIENEEAEKLIDMDEVQSLAIKRVENFGIVFIDEIDKVASKSSSRSGPDVSREGVQRDLLPIVEGTVVSTKYGPVRTDHILFIAAGAFHLSKPSDLIPELQGRFPIRVELKPLTKEDFVRILTEPKNALIKQYKALMLTEGVELEFTQDAIEEIARLAQEVNEKTENIGARRLHTILEKIMEDYSFNAPDLKGQKVIIDANIVREKLGDIISNEDLSRYIL; encoded by the coding sequence GTGGAAGTAAGGGAAGAATTAACACCTAAACAGATAGTAGAAGAGTTAGATAAGTATATAGTTGGACAATATGAAGCAAAAAAGGCTGTAGCTATAGCTCTTAGAAATAGATGGAGAAGACAAAACCTACCAGAAGATCTGAGAGATGAAGTAATACCAAAAAACATACTGATGATAGGTCCTACAGGTGTAGGTAAAACTGAGATAGCTAGGAGACTAGCAGCTTTAGTAAAAGCACCTTTTATAAAAGTTGAAGCAACAAAGTTCACAGAAGTAGGATACGTAGGAAGAGATGTAGAGTCAATCATTAGAGAGCTTACTGACGTTGCCTTTAAAATGGTAAAAGCAGAAAAAATGGAAGAAGTAAGAGAAAAAGCTAGAAAGATAGCTGAAGAAAAAGTTTTAGACTACTTAGTACCAAAAAGACCAAGAAGATACGGTAGCTTAACAGAAGAAGAGGAAGAATCTCCTGCAAGAGAAAAATTTAGGCAAATGTTAAAGGAAGGATTATTAGATGATAGAGTTGTTGAGATAGACGTAACGGAAAAAGCTCAAGCCGTAATTGGTGGGGTTGTTGTTCCAGGGTTAGAAGATATAGAAAGTCAGTTAAAAGAGATATTCTCTTCACTAGGTCCCTCTAGAAGTAAAAAGAGAAAACTTACTGTAAAAGAGGCATTAAAAGTAATAGAAAACGAAGAAGCAGAAAAACTGATAGATATGGATGAAGTCCAATCTTTAGCTATAAAGAGAGTGGAAAACTTTGGAATTGTTTTTATAGACGAGATAGATAAAGTAGCTTCAAAATCAAGTAGTAGGTCTGGACCTGACGTATCAAGGGAAGGTGTTCAAAGAGACTTACTACCCATAGTTGAAGGAACTGTTGTATCTACAAAGTACGGACCTGTAAGAACAGACCATATACTTTTTATAGCAGCTGGTGCATTTCATCTCTCAAAACCTTCTGACTTAATTCCAGAGCTCCAAGGTAGATTTCCCATAAGAGTTGAACTAAAACCTCTGACTAAAGAAGACTTTGTAAGGATACTAACTGAGCCTAAAAATGCACTTATAAAACAGTATAAAGCCCTTATGTTAACAGAAGGAGTAGAGTTAGAATTTACACAAGATGCTATAGAAGAGATAGCAAGACTTGCCCAAGAAGTAAACGAAAAGACAGAAAACATAGGTGCAAGAAGACTACATACAATCTTAGAAAAAATAATGGAAGATTACTCATTTAACGCTCCGGACTTAAAAGGTCAAAAAGTGATTATTGACGCAAACATTGTAAGAGAAAAACTTGGAGATATAATATCTAACGAAGATTTAAGTAGATATATTTTATAA
- the smpB gene encoding SsrA-binding protein SmpB has product MSVKVVATNKKAFHDYNILEKYEAGIVLTGSEVKSLREGACNLKDSFVIIEDGEAWLYNCYIAPYKPAHKLGHDPYRKRKLLLHKREILRLMGKVKEKGLTIVPLQVYFKNGKAKVEIALAKGKVKYEKREDIKEKETRREIEKQFKGKLKL; this is encoded by the coding sequence ATGTCTGTTAAAGTTGTTGCAACAAACAAAAAAGCATTTCATGATTACAACATACTTGAGAAGTACGAAGCTGGTATTGTGCTTACAGGTTCAGAGGTAAAGTCTTTACGGGAAGGAGCTTGTAATTTAAAAGATAGTTTTGTTATAATTGAAGATGGGGAGGCATGGCTTTACAACTGCTACATTGCACCTTACAAACCTGCCCACAAACTTGGACACGACCCTTATAGAAAAAGAAAACTTTTACTTCATAAAAGGGAGATACTAAGACTTATGGGAAAAGTAAAAGAAAAAGGTCTTACAATTGTCCCTTTACAAGTTTACTTTAAAAACGGAAAAGCTAAAGTAGAGATAGCCCTTGCCAAAGGTAAAGTTAAGTACGAAAAGAGAGAAGATATAAAAGAAAAAGAAACAAGAAGAGAGATAGAGAAACAGTTTAAAGGAAAACTAAAACTATAA
- a CDS encoding HU family DNA-binding protein, whose product MTKSELIAKVAEKAGLKKAEAERAVNAAIEAVVEALSKGERTAIPGLGVFNVRERKARKGRNPRTGKEIKIPARKVVAFTAAKSLKEALNAKKK is encoded by the coding sequence ATGACTAAGTCAGAATTAATCGCAAAGGTAGCTGAAAAGGCAGGCCTTAAAAAGGCTGAAGCGGAAAGAGCTGTAAACGCAGCTATTGAAGCTGTTGTAGAAGCTCTTTCTAAGGGGGAAAGAACAGCTATTCCTGGTCTTGGCGTTTTCAACGTTAGAGAAAGAAAAGCAAGAAAAGGTAGAAACCCAAGAACAGGAAAAGAGATTAAAATCCCTGCAAGAAAAGTGGTAGCATTTACAGCTGCTAAATCTTTAAAAGAAGCTTTAAACGCTAAGAAAAAGTAA